The Oleispira antarctica RB-8 genome contains the following window.
CAACGAGCAAATCGAATTAGGTCAAAAGGTTCGTGCATTATTAGAAAGCAAAGGCATTAACAGTGTTGCGGCTGAAGGCTTTAAAGCCCCAGGCGTCGTGGTTAACTACACAGCTGATTCTGATATGCAAAACGGTAAGAAGTTTGCAGCCCAAGGCATGCAAGCAGCGGCTGGCGTTCCACTTCAGTGTGATGAAGGTCCAGACTATAAGACTTTCCGTTTAGGTTTGTTCGGTTTAGATAAGCTGCATAACATTGATCGTACCGTTGCTAACTTAGAATCTGTTTTAGATCAGATTCTATAAGTATTGGTGTGATTGACCGGTTTTGCTTCAATCGATATCGGGTATGTCGTTCGTCGGCACGCCGTGAATACGGTCCCTGTAGGCTCGGCCTCCCCTTCCATGGGGAGGGACGGCCTAAAACAACACACCCAATACCGATGCGCAAAACCTACCTCAGCCTAGATTAAAAATCTTCGAAAGAAACCTTGAACCCAAATGTTTATAAAACCCAACTGGCGAATCCTCACCATCGGCGATGGCGATCTTTCTTTCTCTACCTCTCTTTGGAATCATTTTAAACCTGCGCAGCTGACTGCCACGGTATTTGATAGCCAGCAATCCCTCGAAAATAAATACCAACATCACGCCATCGAGCAGCTTAATACAGATCCAAACCAGCAAGTGTTATTTGGTTTTGATGTCACCAACCCAGATACCTGGCCAAAGTCGTGGAGCAGTTTAGACACAAGCAATCTATCGGATAAATCATTCGATCTGGTGATCTTCCAATTCCCACTAGTTCCCGCCTTTGAAGACCCCGACTATTTTCATAAAATGAGCGATATCAGCGTTAATACCTTAAACCGCTTATTGCTGCGACAATTCCTGATTCACTGCACGGAATATTTTCTCGACCCAAAGGGTAAGCAACTCTGTTACATCACTTCAAAAGACGTAAAACCTTACAGTGAATGGAATGTCGAAAATAGCCTCAACCAAGGCCTAGAGCACATCAACTATCTTGGCTCAATGAATTTCGATATCAATAAATTCCCTGGATACAAGATCCGCAACGTTGATCGCGACAAACACGTGAAAGACACACAAGGGATTACTTACGCTTGGAGCTCTAAAATTGACAGCCAAGGTCACGACAACACACTGCTAGATGCCTTAACGGCAAAGAGTCACCGTAGAGAGAGTTATTGCGAGATTTGCAAGGCTGGGCCATTTGTGTCGACCAGCGATAAGACATTACATGAGCAAACGAAGAAACATCGACTCATGCAACAATATGAACAGCAGTACGCCAAGGCACTGCTTAAACCATAACACTTTAAAATATAACGCTTTTTACATCACGAGATTACGAGCAATTAGCCTTCTAGCTGAACCTGAAACGTCTCGCCATCACACTCAATCACATCACCCGCAACAATTTGCTTACGCTTTTGAGTTTCAAACTCACCATTTAGCTTTACATTGCCATCAGCAATCGCTGCTTTCGCTTCTGCGCCACTGGCACGGATACCTTCAAACTTTATAATTTTATACAGTTCAACAGGCTCTTTATTGATAAATACTTGCTTCATCGGGGTCTACTTAATAATCAAAATGATAAGGCGCTAAAATAACACGAATCACTAAAAATTCCATTATTTACCGAACTCATGAGTATTTAAGACACTAGGCTTCAGATTATACTTCTAAGAATCATAATCACAAAAAATGAGACATAAACTTACCCAGCAATATAGCTCGATATAGAATGAACAGCATCCAATCAGCCTTCTGAGTCGTATATCTTATATACCAATTATAGTAGAAGCGCTTAGAAGGTATTGACATGAACTCTAATGAAGTAAATCAGTTAATTCAGCACTACCCTGACATACAAATACTCAGCCCTGAAAAAGAACTAAGCATTGCAACGAAAATGGATAATGCGATGGAGCAGCTTGCGCAAGTTGTATTAGTGCAAGAACATCTTCTAGAACAGGTATGCGACATACTCGTTGCACAATACCAAAGTTCTCCAGACCTAGACGATTTTTTAACCCAGTACGATCTGTTATTACTCGCGCGACACAGTGAAGCATTAACGAAAGATATAAATGTGTCTGAAAGCAGTTTATCGGTTAGCTTAATTCACTTACCCTGCGATCGATCGAATGTATTCGATTTTCTTCTTGCTCAGGTTAATCAAATAGAAGTTCCCTTATGCGATTATGCCCAGAAATTAAAAAAACAATACGAGCTCAGCCGCAACCAATTAGTACAAGGCAATATACGATTGGTTATGCACATTGCCAAACGCTTTGCCAATAAGGGCGTTGATACAGAAGAATTGATTCAAGAAGGATCTATCGGACTGATCAAAGCAGCAGAAAAGTACAATTTACATAAAGGCTTTCGCTTTACGACCTATGCTTACTGGTGGATTCAGCAAGCCATTAAAAATGCATTGAATCAAAAGCGCAGCGCCATCCGCATCCCGATTAATACCAGCGATCGCATATTCAAAATAGAATTAGCGAAGCAACAGTATTATAACCGCTATGAGGAATTACCAACGTTAAAGCAACTGCAAAAATTAACCGGACTAAAACAGGAGCAAATTTTATCCGTTAGCAATGTTGGCAACTTAACTGTATCGATGAATGCACCTGTGTACGAAGACGGTTTGATGCTCGAGGAAATATTAGTTTCAGAAGAAAATACAGCAACCTACTCTAATGAAAACATGCTAAACATTAATGACAAAGATTACTTACGAAGCATGATTAAACAGCTGCCTAAACGCCAACAAACTATTGTCTATCTGTATCATGGCATCGGTATTAACGACAGTTTAAGTTTTGGAGAAATAGCCCCGCAAATAGGCGTCACGTTGGAGCGAACTCGCCAGCTGTACCATAAATCAATCGCCTTCCTAAGAGAGCTATCACATGTAAAAACGGCCTAAAAACCTCTGACTGATTCTACAAATAGCACCCAATAAAAAAGGCCTCATAACTTACGTTATGAGGCCTTTAATTTTTTAGCGTATGCTAAACATCTCAATCAATAAACTAGAACTGCTCTGCAGTAAAGTTCATCAAGGTTTCTTTACCCGCTTCAATGTCTGCTTGCAATAACTCTGCTTGCGACTTTGCCGTTCTAAAGAAATGATCAGCCGCTTTCACCTTACCCTGATAGAAATCTTCAGAGTACTTACCCGACGTTAAATCAGCCGTTGCAACATTTGCCATCGTTGCCCACATAACACCCATCGTTGTTAGCGAGAATAACTTCAGCATAGGCGTTGCTGCTGCACCGACAATTTCAGCATCTTGCATGGCATTACCCGCTAACCACATCAAACTTTTCTGTAATGTATTCAACAAGGTTTTGCACTGTTCTTTATGCTGCTCATTATCGACCTTAGCCAGCATTTCATGCATAACTTTAAAGTAGGTCTTTGGTAAACGACCGCCTTTAATCATTAATTTACGGCCGACCAAATCAAGCGATTGAATACCGTTAGTGCCTTCGTAAATACGGGCAATACGACCATCACGTAACAACTGCTCTACTTCCCAATCTTGAGTAAAGCCAGCACCGCCCATGCTTTGCAATGCTTGGTCAGTCGAGAAATAACCTTCGTCGGTTAAATAGGCTTTAACGATCGGCGTCATGATTTGAACAAGATCATCTGCCTCTTCACGAACCGCTTGATCAGGATGCTTTTCAGATAAATCAAGATTCATCCCCGTCCAATAAGCCATGCAACGAGCACCTTCGAGGAACACTTTTTGCTGAGTAAGCATACGACGAACATCAGGATGAACGATGATAGGATCGGCTTTTTCTTCTGGATGCTTAGCACCCGTTAGAGAACGAGACTGCAAACGCTCTTTAGCGAAACCTAAGCTAATTTGATACGCCTTCTCTGCCAAACCTAAACCTTGAACACCTACCATGATCCGTGCAGAGTTCATCATAGTGAACATGCACTTAAGGCCTTCGTTTTCTTTACCAATTAGCCAACCCTTAGCATTTTCAAAATTCATCACACACGTTGCTGATGCTTTAATGCCCATCTTGTGTTCAAGACCACCACAGAAAGCAGGGTTGCGCGTGCCATCTTCTAGAAACTTAGGCACTAAAAATAACGAAATACCTTTACTGGTATCCGGTGCGCCAGGCAACTTAGCCAATACGAGGTGAACAATATTCTCAACCAAGTCTTGCTCGCCGCCCGTGATCCAAATTTTAGTCCCGGTAATATTATAACTGCCGTCATCTTGTGGTTCGGCTTTAGTACGCACTAAGCCTAAATCAGTACCACACTGAGGTTCAGTTAAACACATAGTACCTGTCCACTCGCCCGCAATCAGGTTCGGCAGATACTTATCTTTCAACTCATCACTTGCATGCATTGTTAACGCATCAATCGCGCCATGGCTTAAGCCAGGGTACATCCCCATCGACAAGTTGCTTGAGCAGGCCATTTCATCAACCACAATCTTAACAAGGCTAGGTAAACCCTGACCGCCGTATTCTGGTGATGCCGACAACCCAGACCAACCACCGTCTGCAAATGCTCTATACGCTTCTTTAAAGCCCTTAGGCGTTGTGACTAATTTGGTTTCAGGGTCGTAATGACACCCTTCAATATCACCCGACTGGTTGATAGGATCTAAAATATTTTCTGATAATTTAGCCGCCTCATCCAGAATTGCGCGAATCATCTCTTCATTGGCATCTTCAAAACCTGGACACAGGCTGAGATCTTGCGCTTTTAATACATCAAATAAAACAAAGCTCATGTCGTTTAATGGTGCAATATACTGTGGCATAGTGCCTTCCTCATTTTGAAAAGTAAAAATCAGTCGATAAATGTTACTGAGTTAAGTTAGTTACGTAACAATTTCCAAATAGGTTCACTGGGTCGGTAAAATAATGTATTTATTTTTCACACCACTGATGCAAGCATCAATGAAATCCAAAGTAAGCATAGCTACGTATAAGCTTTACACACAGGTTGTGAGATGATTTTTATAACCACATACAGACATAAAAGGCCTACTAAAATGCTGTCATTTTTTAAGCGCGACCCTGCAAAGAAACTCAGAAAAGCCTATATGGCAAAACTTGAGCAAGCTATGCAAGCTCAACGCAGTGGAGATATCAAAAGCTATTCGTTCATAACCAGCGAAGCCGATGTGATGCATAAAGAAATCATGAAGCTAGAAGCTAACGATAAGTAGTAGCTTTATGATGATTATTTTTTACGACGCTAATTGTCCACTGTGCAACGCAGAAATGCAGCAGTTAAAAAAAGCGGATTTTGAGCAGAAGATCACCCTAGAAGATCTTAATGCCACCGACTTCAATGTACGCTTCCCGTCAATCAATAAGACTAGAGCGATGGAAATACTGCATGCTCAAACAGAAGCCGGTGACATGATTTATGGCTTAGATGTCACTTATACCGCTTGGAAAACAGTGGGAAAACATCGATGGTTGAAAATATT
Protein-coding sequences here:
- a CDS encoding Acyl-CoA dehydrogenase family protein gives rise to the protein MPQYIAPLNDMSFVLFDVLKAQDLSLCPGFEDANEEMIRAILDEAAKLSENILDPINQSGDIEGCHYDPETKLVTTPKGFKEAYRAFADGGWSGLSASPEYGGQGLPSLVKIVVDEMACSSNLSMGMYPGLSHGAIDALTMHASDELKDKYLPNLIAGEWTGTMCLTEPQCGTDLGLVRTKAEPQDDGSYNITGTKIWITGGEQDLVENIVHLVLAKLPGAPDTSKGISLFLVPKFLEDGTRNPAFCGGLEHKMGIKASATCVMNFENAKGWLIGKENEGLKCMFTMMNSARIMVGVQGLGLAEKAYQISLGFAKERLQSRSLTGAKHPEEKADPIIVHPDVRRMLTQQKVFLEGARCMAYWTGMNLDLSEKHPDQAVREEADDLVQIMTPIVKAYLTDEGYFSTDQALQSMGGAGFTQDWEVEQLLRDGRIARIYEGTNGIQSLDLVGRKLMIKGGRLPKTYFKVMHEMLAKVDNEQHKEQCKTLLNTLQKSLMWLAGNAMQDAEIVGAAATPMLKLFSLTTMGVMWATMANVATADLTSGKYSEDFYQGKVKAADHFFRTAKSQAELLQADIEAGKETLMNFTAEQF
- the rpoD gene encoding RNA polymerase sigma-A factor, whose protein sequence is MNSNEVNQLIQHYPDIQILSPEKELSIATKMDNAMEQLAQVVLVQEHLLEQVCDILVAQYQSSPDLDDFLTQYDLLLLARHSEALTKDINVSESSLSVSLIHLPCDRSNVFDFLLAQVNQIEVPLCDYAQKLKKQYELSRNQLVQGNIRLVMHIAKRFANKGVDTEELIQEGSIGLIKAAEKYNLHKGFRFTTYAYWWIQQAIKNALNQKRSAIRIPINTSDRIFKIELAKQQYYNRYEELPTLKQLQKLTGLKQEQILSVSNVGNLTVSMNAPVYEDGLMLEEILVSEENTATYSNENMLNINDKDYLRSMIKQLPKRQQTIVYLYHGIGINDSLSFGEIAPQIGVTLERTRQLYHKSIAFLRELSHVKTA
- a CDS encoding Putative thiol-disulphide oxidoreductase DCC family protein, producing the protein MIIFYDANCPLCNAEMQQLKKADFEQKITLEDLNATDFNVRFPSINKTRAMEILHAQTEAGDMIYGLDVTYTAWKTVGKHRWLKILRLPVIRIFADLGYNFFAKYRQPISRLLMPNTTCEGNRGSPRNRNKK